A genome region from Myroides fluvii includes the following:
- the prmA gene encoding 50S ribosomal protein L11 methyltransferase, giving the protein MSYIGYHFTVEPLVPGVEILIAELGEKAFESFEETAIGVSAYVQENLWTEDILEDIFILQSDQFTITYRKEEIEQVNWNEEWEKNFNPIDVDGMCYIRAPFHEKTQAQYDIVIEPKMSFGTGHHETTYMMVRQILTNEMQDKVVLDMGCGTAILAILAAMRGAKHVDAIDIDNWCYLNSIENAERNACANVAVFEGDASILTKEPKYDVVLANINRNILLNDMDHYIKTMKENAEIYFSGFYTEDVSSIKKAAEEKGLTFENQLEKNNWVSLKFKKR; this is encoded by the coding sequence ATGTCATATATTGGATATCATTTTACAGTAGAGCCTTTGGTGCCTGGTGTAGAGATTCTTATCGCAGAATTAGGTGAAAAAGCATTTGAGAGTTTTGAAGAAACAGCTATAGGGGTTAGCGCTTATGTGCAAGAAAACCTATGGACAGAAGATATTTTAGAAGATATTTTTATTCTTCAATCCGATCAATTTACTATTACGTATAGAAAAGAGGAAATAGAGCAGGTGAATTGGAATGAGGAATGGGAAAAGAATTTCAATCCCATTGATGTAGACGGTATGTGCTATATTCGAGCGCCTTTTCACGAAAAAACACAAGCGCAGTACGATATCGTAATTGAACCTAAAATGAGTTTTGGAACAGGACATCACGAAACAACCTATATGATGGTGCGCCAAATCTTGACGAACGAAATGCAAGATAAGGTGGTTTTAGATATGGGATGTGGAACGGCAATTTTAGCCATTTTAGCAGCCATGCGTGGTGCCAAACACGTAGATGCCATCGATATTGACAATTGGTGTTACCTTAATTCTATCGAAAATGCAGAACGCAATGCTTGTGCGAATGTTGCAGTTTTTGAAGGGGATGCATCCATTTTGACAAAGGAACCTAAATACGATGTTGTTTTAGCAAATATTAATCGAAATATCTTGTTGAATGATATGGACCACTATATCAAAACAATGAAAGAAAATGCGGAAATTTACTTCAGTGGATTCTATACAGAAGATGTGTCAAGTATTAAAAAAGCAGCAGAAGAAAAAGGTTTAACCTTTGAAAATCAATTAGAAAAAAATAATTGGGTATCTTTGAAATTTAAAAAACGTTAG
- a CDS encoding ATP-dependent Clp protease adaptor ClpS, with the protein MSTKEIVEEKIDVSELLNGQSEIILYNDDVNTFDHVIDTLVKVCDHTAEQAEQCAVLVHYTGKCTVKTGEFKKLKPQCLQLLDAGLSAEIQ; encoded by the coding sequence ATGAGTACAAAGGAAATAGTTGAAGAAAAAATTGATGTATCAGAGTTATTAAACGGACAAAGTGAAATTATCTTGTACAATGATGATGTAAATACCTTTGATCACGTTATTGATACCTTAGTGAAAGTATGCGATCATACCGCAGAACAAGCGGAACAATGTGCTGTTTTAGTGCATTACACAGGAAAGTGTACGGTGAAGACGGGTGAGTTTAAAAAACTAAAACCACAATGCCTGCAATTATTAGACGCAGGGTTAAGTGCAGAAATACAGTAA
- a CDS encoding RtcB family protein — MGRKLSGKDLIQLGFPQNNTINIALGTISRYKKKENKDAVLKEAKQVLQNPEAYLGDGIWGKVAESMIKQVEVKRHALTHTRAPFSIFGEDAIDEQTKYQLYTALKLPVAVAGALMPDAHYGYGLPIGGVLATHNAVIPYGVGVDIGCRMSLSVFNLPANFLKGKDHQLLNILSNHTKFGMYETHQNKADHEVFYRDEFKNIPFVKGLLDKAYKQLGTSGSGNHFVEIGVVRLTETKPEWKLIPGDYLAVLSHSGSRGLGANIAKHYTYLATKQCPLPSNAQHLAWLDLDTHDGQEYWLAMNLAGDYAKACHDDIHRRIAKALGKQIAFTIENHHNFAWKETINGEDLVVHRKGATPAAVGQLGIIPGSMTTNGFIVEGLGNEASLNSASHGAGRLHSRNVCKSKFTKSDIKTALKTTGVQLIGGSVDEAPMAYKDINAVMQAQEDLVKVLGTFTPKFVRMDK, encoded by the coding sequence ATGGGAAGGAAACTTTCAGGGAAAGACTTAATTCAATTGGGTTTTCCTCAAAACAATACCATCAATATTGCTTTAGGCACCATCAGTCGTTATAAGAAAAAAGAAAACAAAGACGCGGTGCTAAAAGAAGCAAAACAAGTGTTACAAAACCCCGAGGCCTATTTAGGCGATGGCATTTGGGGAAAAGTAGCCGAAAGTATGATTAAACAAGTAGAGGTCAAACGACATGCGTTGACCCATACAAGAGCGCCTTTCTCTATTTTTGGAGAAGATGCGATAGACGAACAAACCAAATATCAATTGTATACCGCTCTAAAATTACCCGTTGCAGTGGCAGGAGCTTTAATGCCCGATGCACATTATGGATATGGATTGCCTATAGGTGGGGTTTTAGCCACACACAATGCGGTAATTCCCTACGGAGTTGGAGTGGATATCGGATGTAGGATGAGTTTATCCGTCTTCAATTTACCCGCTAACTTCCTCAAGGGAAAAGACCATCAATTGTTGAATATTTTATCGAATCACACCAAATTTGGGATGTATGAAACCCATCAAAACAAGGCAGATCACGAAGTATTCTATCGCGATGAGTTTAAAAACATTCCCTTTGTAAAAGGGTTGTTAGACAAGGCGTATAAACAATTGGGAACTTCGGGAAGTGGAAATCACTTCGTCGAAATTGGCGTTGTACGTTTAACGGAAACCAAGCCCGAGTGGAAATTAATTCCCGGTGATTATCTTGCTGTCTTATCACACAGTGGATCCAGGGGGTTAGGAGCGAATATAGCCAAGCACTATACGTATTTAGCGACCAAGCAATGTCCCCTGCCGAGTAATGCGCAGCATTTAGCTTGGTTGGATCTCGATACACACGATGGACAAGAATATTGGTTGGCTATGAATTTAGCAGGGGATTATGCCAAGGCTTGTCACGATGACATTCACCGTCGAATTGCCAAGGCCTTGGGTAAACAGATTGCCTTTACCATTGAGAATCATCACAATTTTGCGTGGAAAGAGACTATCAATGGGGAAGATCTCGTTGTACACCGCAAAGGAGCAACCCCTGCTGCAGTAGGTCAATTGGGTATCATTCCTGGTTCGATGACCACCAATGGATTCATTGTGGAAGGTTTGGGAAATGAGGCAAGTTTAAATTCAGCCTCTCACGGAGCAGGTCGCTTGCATTCGAGAAATGTTTGCAAGAGTAAATTCACGAAGAGCGACATCAAAACGGCACTCAAAACGACAGGTGTTCAACTGATTGGCGGAAGCGTAGACGAAGCACCAATGGCGTATAAAGACATTAACGCCGTGATGCAAGCCCAAGAGGATCTCGTAAAAGTGTTAGGAACCTTTACGCCTAAATTTGTTCGAATGGATAAGTAA
- a CDS encoding SRPBCC family protein, producing the protein MQLESPKVKVAQSAEYIFNALSDVKNFEKLMPESIAKFEVTGDDSFIFALKGMPEIKLKKKEEVPHSKIVLGAASDKLPFTLTGNIAAIDANNTEIQLHFEGNFNPMMAMMVKGPIGKFIEALAANMNKL; encoded by the coding sequence ATGCAATTAGAAAGTCCAAAAGTAAAAGTAGCGCAATCCGCTGAATATATATTTAACGCATTATCCGACGTAAAAAACTTCGAGAAATTAATGCCTGAATCAATCGCTAAATTTGAAGTAACAGGAGATGACTCTTTCATCTTTGCTTTAAAAGGGATGCCAGAGATTAAATTAAAGAAAAAAGAGGAAGTACCGCATTCTAAAATTGTTTTAGGTGCAGCTAGTGATAAGTTGCCGTTTACCTTAACGGGAAATATCGCAGCAATTGACGCCAACAATACGGAAATTCAACTTCACTTTGAAGGAAATTTCAACCCCATGATGGCGATGATGGTGAAAGGACCCATCGGAAAATTCATCGAAGCTTTAGCTGCAAATATGAATAAATTATAA
- the pyrE gene encoding orotate phosphoribosyltransferase, whose amino-acid sequence MIFTKETAQQTAELLLQINAIKLNPKNPFTWASGWKSPIYCDNRITLSYPEIRKYLKEEFAKHIVEKYGKPEVIAGVATGAIGIGLLVAEALELPFVYVRPEPKKHGRQNQIEGQLEPGKKVVVIEDLISTGKSSLQAVEALKENGATILGMAAIFTYEFQVSKDNFAQAGVELTTLSNYTSLLENAVKQNYISASDLETLQEWRVNPSEWNQ is encoded by the coding sequence ATGATTTTTACTAAAGAAACAGCTCAACAAACTGCCGAATTACTTCTGCAAATTAACGCAATTAAATTAAATCCAAAAAATCCTTTTACATGGGCATCAGGATGGAAATCTCCAATTTATTGTGATAATCGTATTACGCTGTCTTATCCGGAGATAAGAAAGTACTTAAAAGAGGAATTCGCCAAACACATTGTGGAGAAATATGGCAAGCCTGAAGTAATTGCTGGTGTAGCAACAGGAGCAATTGGAATTGGTTTATTGGTGGCTGAGGCCTTGGAGTTGCCTTTCGTTTATGTTCGTCCTGAACCAAAAAAACACGGAAGACAAAATCAAATTGAAGGACAACTAGAGCCAGGAAAAAAGGTTGTTGTCATTGAAGATTTGATTAGTACAGGAAAAAGTAGCTTACAAGCTGTAGAAGCTTTAAAGGAGAATGGCGCGACTATTTTGGGTATGGCTGCTATTTTCACCTATGAATTTCAGGTATCAAAAGATAATTTTGCTCAAGCAGGCGTTGAATTGACAACCTTGAGTAATTATACTTCTTTATTGGAAAACGCAGTAAAACAAAACTACATTTCTGCTTCTGATTTAGAAACACTACAAGAATGGAGAGTTAATCCATCAGAATGGAATCAATAA
- a CDS encoding NUDIX hydrolase, with translation MYKVFVNDKPLFLTDKIEKETDFQLFLLDSVDIDKIIIKYFQNKIDKAFLYHPDEKAMMKRLKEKIPVQKAGGGVVYNAEGKVLFIKRNGKWDLPKGGIEKHEEIEETAVREVEEETGVRQLKVVKKLPKTYHVFKRNGKYRLKITSWFEMTTSYDGELMGQTEEGIEEVVWFDKRQIKEAMSNSYENIKLLVEEAGLLNE, from the coding sequence ATGTATAAAGTTTTTGTAAACGATAAACCGTTGTTTCTAACTGATAAAATTGAGAAAGAAACCGATTTTCAGTTGTTCTTGTTAGACAGTGTTGATATTGACAAAATTATCATTAAATATTTTCAAAATAAAATTGATAAGGCATTTTTATATCATCCAGACGAAAAAGCCATGATGAAAAGGCTAAAAGAAAAAATTCCAGTGCAAAAAGCTGGGGGTGGAGTAGTGTATAATGCTGAAGGAAAGGTACTTTTTATAAAGCGCAATGGCAAATGGGATTTACCTAAAGGTGGAATTGAAAAACACGAAGAAATTGAGGAAACTGCAGTGAGAGAAGTGGAGGAAGAAACTGGAGTACGCCAATTAAAGGTGGTTAAAAAATTGCCGAAAACTTACCACGTGTTTAAACGAAATGGCAAGTATCGATTGAAAATTACGAGTTGGTTTGAAATGACAACCTCTTATGATGGCGAATTAATGGGACAGACCGAGGAAGGAATTGAAGAAGTAGTGTGGTTTGACAAGCGACAAATCAAAGAAGCGATGTCGAATTCCTATGAGAATATTAAGCTTTTAGTAGAAGAAGCAGGTTTGCTTAATGAATAA
- the coaD gene encoding pantetheine-phosphate adenylyltransferase — MRRAVFPGSFDPITNGHYDIIKRALPLFDEIIIAIGVNADKKYMFTLEERKVFIEKTFANEPKIKVETYQGLTTDFCHLREAQFILRGLRNPADFEFEKAIAHTNRFLTKIETVFLLTAASTSFISSSIVRDVIRNNGDYTKLVPTPVRI, encoded by the coding sequence ATGAGAAGAGCTGTTTTTCCAGGGTCATTTGACCCGATTACAAATGGACATTATGATATCATCAAACGAGCCTTACCTCTTTTTGATGAGATTATCATTGCTATTGGTGTTAATGCTGATAAAAAATACATGTTCACCTTAGAAGAACGCAAAGTTTTTATTGAGAAAACCTTTGCCAACGAACCAAAAATAAAAGTAGAAACCTATCAAGGATTAACCACTGATTTTTGTCACCTAAGAGAAGCACAGTTTATTTTAAGAGGATTGAGAAATCCAGCAGATTTTGAATTTGAGAAGGCTATTGCACATACCAATCGATTCTTAACTAAAATTGAAACTGTATTTTTATTGACTGCTGCCAGCACTTCCTTTATCAGTTCGAGCATTGTTCGAGATGTCATTCGCAATAATGGAGATTACACCAAATTGGTACCTACACCAGTACGGATATAA
- a CDS encoding D-alanine--D-alanine ligase, with the protein MKHVAIIMGGYSSEFEISLKSGQVVFETLDRTKYTPYKIHIFRDKWVYVDENNDEFPVDKNDFSVVYKGHKLLFDVVFNAIHGTPGEDGLLQAYFELINMPHTSCHSYQAALTMNKRDMLSVLKPYGIKTAISYYLNEGDDINTEEIIQRVGLPCFVKPNRSGSSFGISKAHTTEELVRAIDVAYKEDHEILIESFLKGTEVSVGVINYKGEIIVLPITEIVSENDFFDYEAKYLGKSQEITPARIDEAMKAKVEDVAIKIYRILQMDGFSRSEFILVGDTPFLLEMNTVPGLTRESILPQQAAEAKISLPDLFDNAIVLALQK; encoded by the coding sequence ATGAAGCACGTAGCAATAATTATGGGGGGCTATTCTAGTGAATTTGAAATTTCACTAAAAAGTGGTCAAGTCGTATTTGAAACTTTAGATCGCACAAAGTACACGCCGTATAAAATTCATATTTTTCGCGATAAATGGGTATATGTAGACGAGAACAACGATGAATTTCCCGTAGATAAAAACGATTTTTCAGTTGTTTACAAGGGTCATAAACTACTATTTGACGTTGTTTTCAATGCCATTCACGGTACACCTGGAGAAGATGGTTTATTACAAGCTTATTTTGAATTAATCAACATGCCTCATACGTCTTGTCATTCCTATCAAGCGGCGTTGACAATGAATAAAAGAGATATGCTTTCTGTTTTAAAACCCTATGGCATTAAAACGGCTATTTCGTATTATTTGAATGAAGGAGATGACATCAATACAGAAGAAATTATCCAACGTGTTGGTTTACCTTGTTTTGTCAAGCCCAATCGTTCAGGATCGAGCTTTGGTATTTCAAAAGCCCATACAACAGAAGAATTAGTACGAGCCATTGACGTTGCTTACAAAGAGGACCATGAGATATTAATCGAGAGTTTCTTAAAAGGAACTGAAGTTTCTGTGGGGGTTATTAATTACAAAGGAGAAATTATCGTCTTGCCGATTACGGAAATTGTCAGCGAAAACGACTTTTTTGATTATGAAGCTAAATATTTAGGTAAATCGCAAGAAATAACTCCAGCGCGAATTGACGAGGCCATGAAAGCTAAAGTAGAAGACGTTGCAATTAAGATCTATCGCATTTTACAAATGGATGGATTTTCACGCAGTGAATTTATTCTTGTTGGAGATACGCCCTTTTTACTCGAGATGAATACTGTTCCTGGGTTAACCAGAGAAAGTATTTTACCTCAACAAGCGGCAGAGGCTAAAATTTCCTTGCCTGATTTGTTTGACAATGCAATAGTTTTAGCTTTGCAAAAATAA
- a CDS encoding PASTA domain-containing protein produces MKLVQFLKSKSFLISLAGAVVISIVGVLGLLKWLKVTTNHGQHIEVPNLLKLDTFQAEQTLEQKELRMIVLDTLDYNKNFPPLTVLEQDPMPGSSVKENRKIYVKINAAGYGKVILPELEQLTFRQASATIASMGLKEGTKSYATFIGKDVVLEVYQNGKKLKKGDLVVKNSKIDFVLGDGKAGLSAEQLDVAPDIE; encoded by the coding sequence ATGAAATTAGTTCAATTTTTGAAAAGTAAGAGCTTTTTAATTTCTCTAGCAGGAGCCGTCGTTATTTCTATCGTTGGTGTATTAGGCCTATTGAAATGGTTGAAAGTAACGACAAATCACGGGCAACACATCGAAGTGCCAAATTTATTGAAGCTAGATACCTTTCAAGCAGAGCAAACATTAGAGCAAAAAGAATTGCGCATGATTGTCTTGGATACACTAGATTACAATAAGAATTTTCCTCCATTAACGGTGTTAGAACAAGATCCTATGCCAGGTTCTAGCGTGAAAGAAAATAGAAAAATCTACGTTAAGATTAATGCCGCTGGATATGGCAAGGTTATTTTACCAGAATTGGAGCAATTAACTTTTAGACAAGCAAGTGCTACAATTGCCTCAATGGGGTTGAAAGAAGGTACGAAATCGTATGCTACTTTTATTGGTAAAGACGTCGTTTTGGAAGTTTATCAAAATGGCAAAAAATTAAAAAAAGGAGATTTAGTAGTGAAAAACTCTAAAATCGATTTCGTTTTAGGAGATGGAAAAGCGGGACTCTCAGCGGAACAATTGGATGTAGCACCCGATATTGAATAA
- a CDS encoding RluA family pseudouridine synthase — translation MQENVNEVFDDLEDELYEHFRFEAGKGQAPLRVDKFLMNLVENATRNKIQQAASNGNIFVNDVAVKSNHKVKASDVVRVLMKQPPFENIIIPENIPLNIVYEDDALLIVNKKPGLVVHPGHGNYTGTLVNALAYHFDNLPLNSSERPGLVHRIDKDTSGLLVVAKTEWAMTELQRQFAEKTTEREYVALVWGNVVEDQGTIESYIGRHVKDRMQMAAFDDEEKGKWAVTHYKVLERFGYVTLVSCRLETGRTHQIRVHMKYIGHTLFNDERYGGNLILKGTTFTKYKQFIENCFQLLPRQALHAKTLGFEHPVTKEYMRFDSEVPQDLVACIEKWRIYSQNSSLELE, via the coding sequence ATGCAAGAAAATGTAAATGAAGTGTTCGATGATTTAGAAGATGAATTATATGAGCATTTTAGATTCGAAGCAGGTAAAGGACAAGCGCCTTTACGTGTAGATAAATTTTTGATGAACTTGGTTGAAAATGCAACGCGCAATAAAATTCAACAAGCGGCATCAAACGGGAATATTTTTGTCAATGATGTGGCGGTAAAATCCAACCACAAGGTCAAAGCATCAGACGTTGTTCGCGTTTTAATGAAACAGCCCCCCTTTGAGAATATCATAATTCCAGAGAATATTCCATTAAATATCGTCTACGAAGACGATGCTTTATTAATTGTCAACAAAAAACCCGGCTTGGTTGTTCATCCAGGACATGGTAATTATACGGGAACTTTGGTCAATGCGCTGGCTTATCACTTTGACAACTTACCGTTAAATAGCAGTGAGCGCCCAGGATTAGTACATCGTATTGATAAGGATACGAGTGGGTTATTAGTCGTAGCTAAAACAGAATGGGCTATGACTGAATTACAACGTCAGTTTGCTGAGAAGACAACAGAAAGAGAGTATGTCGCTTTGGTATGGGGAAATGTAGTGGAAGATCAAGGAACGATAGAGAGTTATATCGGAAGACACGTGAAAGATCGCATGCAAATGGCCGCTTTTGATGACGAAGAAAAAGGGAAATGGGCCGTTACGCATTATAAAGTGCTGGAGCGCTTTGGGTATGTTACTCTGGTGTCTTGTCGTTTAGAAACAGGACGTACTCATCAAATTCGAGTGCATATGAAATACATAGGCCATACCTTGTTTAATGATGAGCGCTACGGAGGAAACCTTATTCTTAAAGGAACTACATTTACTAAGTATAAACAATTTATTGAAAATTGTTTTCAACTTCTTCCAAGACAAGCCCTACACGCCAAAACCTTGGGATTTGAACATCCAGTAACCAAAGAGTACATGCGCTTTGATTCAGAAGTACCTCAGGACCTGGTCGCTTGTATTGAAAAATGGAGAATTTATTCGCAAAATTCCTCTCTTGAACTAGAATAA
- the tilS gene encoding tRNA lysidine(34) synthetase TilS codes for MENKFKKHIESNFTELTQYPLLIAVSGGVDSVVLLHLCHRIGLHVAVAHCNFNLRAEDSNLDQQFVTELSAKLKLPFFVKEFDTQRYAVENKVSIQVAAREQRYQWFEEILKLESYSYLLTAHHLDDSMETFFINFSRGTGLEGLLGIPEKTTYIRRPLLVFTREEIEQYAQANQIVWREDYTNAQTKYLRNKIRKNILPVFKEINPQIDQTFQQTIGFLKEAHQMREDASRMMFEKVVLKQGDDLLFPLKELSELSLPKAYLYKWLEPYGFKAWNDIAELEKAETGKKILAEHYCLIKDRGYLLLRLKSKIVEESEDTVYLQENQTITQPIHLTTTNYDRNKIELTTDPLCAYLDRDKLQFPLLIRKPKKGDYFVPFGMKGTKRISKYVKDEKMTQIEKENIWLLCSGDTIVWIIGNRMDERFKVRNTTTNVLKIKLTV; via the coding sequence ATGGAAAATAAGTTTAAAAAGCACATTGAGTCGAATTTTACTGAATTAACACAATATCCTCTTTTGATAGCCGTAAGTGGAGGAGTAGATAGCGTTGTTCTATTGCATTTATGTCATCGAATAGGGTTGCATGTAGCTGTAGCTCATTGTAATTTTAACTTGAGAGCGGAGGATAGTAATCTGGATCAACAATTCGTTACGGAACTAAGTGCGAAATTGAAACTGCCTTTCTTTGTCAAAGAATTTGATACCCAGCGATATGCTGTAGAAAATAAAGTCTCCATCCAAGTGGCTGCTAGAGAACAGCGCTACCAATGGTTTGAGGAAATCTTAAAGCTAGAATCGTATTCGTATTTATTGACTGCACATCACCTCGATGATTCGATGGAAACTTTTTTTATCAATTTTTCAAGAGGAACTGGCCTCGAAGGATTGTTGGGAATCCCGGAAAAAACAACTTATATTCGGCGGCCATTGTTAGTGTTTACGCGTGAGGAAATCGAACAGTACGCACAAGCTAATCAAATCGTTTGGCGGGAAGATTATACAAATGCGCAAACAAAATATTTGCGAAATAAGATTAGAAAAAATATCTTGCCTGTTTTTAAAGAAATAAATCCTCAAATTGATCAAACTTTTCAACAAACCATTGGTTTTTTGAAAGAAGCCCATCAAATGAGGGAAGATGCTAGTCGAATGATGTTTGAGAAAGTTGTTCTTAAGCAAGGTGATGATTTGTTGTTTCCTTTAAAAGAATTAAGCGAATTGTCTTTGCCTAAAGCTTATTTGTACAAATGGTTAGAACCGTATGGGTTTAAAGCATGGAATGATATAGCAGAATTAGAAAAGGCTGAAACAGGAAAGAAAATCTTGGCAGAACACTACTGTTTAATCAAAGATAGGGGATACCTTTTATTGCGATTGAAAAGCAAAATAGTAGAGGAGTCAGAGGATACTGTTTATTTACAAGAGAACCAAACTATTACACAACCAATACACTTAACTACAACAAATTATGACAGAAATAAAATTGAATTGACCACGGATCCGCTATGCGCCTATCTCGATCGAGATAAATTGCAGTTTCCGCTGCTGATTCGAAAACCCAAAAAAGGAGATTATTTTGTGCCTTTTGGTATGAAAGGAACAAAGCGAATTTCCAAATATGTGAAAGATGAGAAAATGACGCAAATAGAAAAAGAAAATATTTGGTTATTGTGCTCAGGAGATACCATTGTGTGGATTATTGGAAATCGAATGGATGAACGATTTAAGGTAAGAAATACAACTACTAATGTTTTAAAAATTAAATTAACCGTATGA
- a CDS encoding protein-disulfide reductase DsbD family protein, translating into MKKLAYLLFFFISIFTVQAQMMENPAKWTTKIEKKSDTEYTITWNGIIQDGWHMYSQYTADGGPLPTEFIYNNIDGNYELVGAAKESETKTVYNDVFEVDETYFVGPVQLVQEIKLTNAATPNIQVELGYQVCLDVCISQSNLFVYDLKTLQVTEVENFEAYESKAAVKEEKTPADTAVATPKTEEKRGLFTIFILAFFSGFAALLTPCVFPMIPMTVSFFTKQSKTRAKGIKNAIIYGLSIILIYVVLGTIVTAIFGADSLNALSTNVYFNIIFFLLLVVFATSFLGAFEIMLPNSWANKVDSQADRGGIIGILFMALALAIVSFSCTGPIVGTLLVEAASKGGIAPIVGMLGFSLALALPFMLFAMFPGWLNSMPRSGGWLNTVKVSLGFLELALAFKFLSNADLVLQAHWLEREVFLAIWITIFGAWALYLFGKIRLPHDSPMDSISVGRLFMALFVTTFTIYLVPGLWGAPLKIISGFPPPMTYSESPYGVGGKGGAGGTSTTDVLPEGAKYGAHDIVAFTDYEQGMAYAKSVNKPVLLDFTGFACVNCRKMEDYVWSDPAILSLLKNEVVLISLYVDDKKELPENEQYISETTGKKIKTIGNKWSDFQMKHYHANAQPYYIVLDAAGQRLSEPVGYTPDVEEYKTWLEEGIQKGK; encoded by the coding sequence ATGAAAAAATTAGCTTATTTGCTATTTTTCTTTATATCTATTTTCACAGTTCAAGCGCAGATGATGGAAAATCCTGCGAAATGGACAACGAAAATTGAAAAGAAATCCGATACAGAATACACCATTACATGGAATGGTATTATTCAAGATGGATGGCATATGTACTCTCAGTATACTGCTGATGGAGGACCACTGCCAACTGAATTTATTTACAACAATATAGACGGAAACTACGAACTCGTTGGTGCAGCCAAAGAGAGTGAAACCAAAACCGTTTATAATGATGTTTTTGAGGTGGATGAAACTTACTTTGTAGGTCCAGTTCAATTGGTGCAAGAAATAAAATTAACAAATGCAGCTACACCAAATATTCAAGTAGAGTTAGGTTATCAGGTGTGTTTAGATGTGTGTATCAGTCAAAGTAATTTGTTTGTGTACGACCTAAAAACACTTCAAGTAACAGAAGTTGAAAACTTTGAAGCTTATGAAAGTAAAGCAGCCGTAAAAGAAGAAAAAACGCCTGCTGATACTGCTGTAGCGACACCTAAGACGGAAGAAAAAAGAGGGTTGTTTACCATTTTTATCTTGGCATTCTTTTCTGGATTTGCCGCTTTGTTGACTCCTTGCGTATTCCCGATGATTCCGATGACAGTGAGTTTCTTTACAAAGCAAAGTAAAACACGCGCAAAAGGAATTAAAAATGCCATTATCTATGGTTTGTCTATTATCTTGATCTACGTAGTTTTAGGTACGATTGTAACCGCAATTTTCGGAGCAGATTCATTAAATGCGTTGTCTACTAATGTGTATTTTAACATCATTTTCTTCCTATTATTAGTTGTTTTTGCAACATCTTTCTTAGGGGCATTTGAAATTATGTTGCCAAATTCATGGGCCAATAAAGTAGATTCACAAGCGGATAGAGGAGGTATTATTGGAATCTTATTCATGGCTTTGGCCTTAGCTATTGTATCATTCTCTTGTACGGGACCTATCGTGGGAACTCTATTAGTAGAAGCAGCTTCTAAAGGAGGAATTGCACCAATTGTAGGAATGCTAGGATTTTCTTTAGCCTTAGCGCTTCCATTTATGTTGTTTGCGATGTTTCCAGGATGGCTAAACTCAATGCCGCGTTCGGGTGGATGGTTAAATACCGTAAAAGTGTCTTTAGGATTCTTGGAATTAGCCTTAGCCTTTAAGTTCTTGTCTAATGCAGATCTTGTGTTACAAGCGCATTGGTTAGAAAGAGAAGTCTTTTTAGCAATTTGGATTACCATTTTCGGAGCTTGGGCCTTGTATTTGTTTGGTAAGATTCGATTGCCACACGATAGTCCAATGGACAGTATCTCAGTTGGACGTTTGTTTATGGCCCTATTTGTAACGACATTTACTATTTATTTAGTGCCAGGATTGTGGGGAGCACCTTTGAAAATTATCTCAGGATTCCCTCCTCCAATGACCTATTCAGAAAGCCCGTACGGGGTTGGAGGTAAAGGTGGAGCAGGAGGAACTTCTACAACAGACGTTTTACCTGAAGGAGCAAAATATGGCGCCCATGACATCGTCGCTTTTACCGATTATGAACAAGGAATGGCTTACGCAAAATCAGTCAATAAACCAGTTCTTCTTGATTTTACCGGATTCGCTTGTGTGAATTGTCGTAAAATGGAAGATTATGTTTGGTCTGATCCTGCTATTTTGTCGTTGTTAAAGAATGAAGTTGTATTGATCTCACTTTATGTGGATGATAAAAAAGAATTGCCTGAAAATGAGCAATATATTTCAGAAACAACAGGAAAAAAAATCAAGACTATCGGAAATAAATGGAGTGATTTCCAGATGAAACACTATCATGCTAACGCACAACCATACTATATCGTATTAGATGCAGCGGGACAGCGATTGTCTGAACCTGTAGGTTATACACCAGATGTAGAGGAATACAAAACGTGGTTAGAAGAGGGGATTCAAAAAGGAAAATAA